Part of the Erwinia amylovora genome is shown below.
CCTACGCCTCCCCGCCCCGGCGGCGTCGCCTGAGCGACGATGGTATCGCTATGGTTCATGTTGAGTTCTCTTTTCATGCAAAAAATAAGGCGGTCAATTGACCGCCTTATGATAGACATCGTGCCGGGTATTAGCACGGTTTGCGGTGATCCGTTGCCGAATTACGCCTTTTTCTTGTCGCGACTATGCAGACCGCGTTTTTCCAGCCCGCGGTAAATCAGCTGCTGCTGCAGGATCGTGACCAGGTTGCTGACGATGTAGTACAGCACCAGACCTGACGGGAACCACAGGAAGAAGACGGTGAAAATCACCGGCATAAAGGTCATGATCTTCTGCTGCATCGGGTCGGTCACGGTGGTCGGCGACATCTTCTGAATGAAGAACATCGTCACGCCCATCAGGATCGGCAGGATATAGTACGGGTCCTGTGCGGCAAGGTCATGGATCCACAGCGCGAAAGGCGCATGACGCAGTTCCACTGAGCCCATCAGCATGTAATACAGGGCAAGGAAGATAGGCATCTGGATAACCAGAGGCAGACATCCGCCCAGCGGGTTCACTTTCTCTGCTTTGTACAGCGCCATCATTTCCTGGCTCATACGCTGCTTATCGTCACCTAAACGCTCACGCATCGCCTGAATTTTCGGCTGTAGCATGCGCATTTTCGCCATCGATGTGTACTGCGCTTTGGTCAACGGGTACATGATGCCGCGTACGATAAAGGTGATAACGATAATCGAGAAGCCCCAGTTACCGATAAATCCGTGCAGGAATTTCAGCAGCTTAAACAGCGGCTGCGAGATAAACCACAGCCAGCCATAATCCACGGTCAAATCAAGATGTGGCGCAACCGCCGCCATTTTGTCCTGAATTTCCGGGCCAACCCATAGCGTGGCTGCCAGCTGCTGCCGGGAACCTGCAGCAATGGTCACCGGCGCAGATTTGTAGCCGATAGCGGCAATACCGTTACCCAGATTACTGGTGTAGAGGGTGTTGCTGCCGGCAGTCTGCGGAACCCATGCGGTGGCGAAATACTGTTGCAGCATCGCCACCCAACCATTGTTGGTGGTGGTGCTGAGGTTTTCGTTATCGCGGATTGTGTCGAATTTGTACTTCTCGTAGTTAGTTTCGCTGCTGGAGTAAGCCGCACCACGGAAGGTATGCAGGGCAAAGTTGCTGCTGCCGGTATCGCGATGCTTGGGCAGGTCAATCGTCTGTTTCAGCTGACCGAACATCGACACTTCCAGCGGCTGCTGGGTGGTGTTGTTGATCTGATAATCAACGCCGATAGCATATTCACCGCGCTTCAGGACGAAGGTTTTAGTGTAGGAAGCGCCATTTTCAGCGGTGAAGGTCAGCGGGATACGCAGCTCGCTCTGACCATCAGCAAGTTCGAAATGATCCTGACTGCTGGTATAAAGCGGGCGCGTGCCGTTGGCCGGGTTATCCGGGCCGTTACGACCGGTCAGGCCGCTTTGCGCCTGATACAGGAAGCCAGGCGTGGATTCCAGCAGCAGGAAAGGCTGATCTGAATCCAGTTTGTCCGGGTAGGTCAGCAGCTGAGCCTGATCAATGTCACCACCGCGAGTATTGATG
Proteins encoded:
- the yidC gene encoding membrane protein insertase YidC, encoding MDSQRNLFLIAFLFVSFMIWQAWQTDNAPQPLQTQTTQNTASAAGDAANQGVPASGQGKTITVKTDVLSLNINTRGGDIDQAQLLTYPDKLDSDQPFLLLESTPGFLYQAQSGLTGRNGPDNPANGTRPLYTSSQDHFELADGQSELRIPLTFTAENGASYTKTFVLKRGEYAIGVDYQINNTTQQPLEVSMFGQLKQTIDLPKHRDTGSSNFALHTFRGAAYSSSETNYEKYKFDTIRDNENLSTTTNNGWVAMLQQYFATAWVPQTAGSNTLYTSNLGNGIAAIGYKSAPVTIAAGSRQQLAATLWVGPEIQDKMAAVAPHLDLTVDYGWLWFISQPLFKLLKFLHGFIGNWGFSIIVITFIVRGIMYPLTKAQYTSMAKMRMLQPKIQAMRERLGDDKQRMSQEMMALYKAEKVNPLGGCLPLVIQMPIFLALYYMLMGSVELRHAPFALWIHDLAAQDPYYILPILMGVTMFFIQKMSPTTVTDPMQQKIMTFMPVIFTVFFLWFPSGLVLYYIVSNLVTILQQQLIYRGLEKRGLHSRDKKKA